A single genomic interval of Stieleria maiorica harbors:
- the tsaD gene encoding tRNA (adenosine(37)-N6)-threonylcarbamoyltransferase complex transferase subunit TsaD, translated as MPILTLESTCDETAAAVISADGQVLGQCVATQETLHERFGGVVPEVAARAHVERILPVIDTALTDAGVRGAELDAIAVADRPGLAGSLLVGVVAAKTLAVAWKKPLVAINHLHAHLYACQMASDVPVYPCIGLVVSGGHTSLYHCTSPLDLDYLGGTIDDAAGEAFDKVGAMLNLGFPGGPQVSRLAAQGNPKAHAYPRSMLKEPGYRFSFSGLKTAVRYSIAPPGVKDFSDIELSDQAKADVCASFQAAVVEVLVAKSVRAVKEHRCGHLIVGGGVAANPALREALQSAAEKHRFDLVIAPMNLCTDNAVMGAIALEKIRRGEFASLDLDITAGLQRGF; from the coding sequence ATGCCCATTCTGACACTCGAATCGACCTGTGACGAGACCGCTGCGGCGGTGATTTCAGCCGACGGACAGGTGCTCGGCCAGTGCGTTGCGACCCAGGAAACCCTGCACGAACGCTTCGGCGGCGTCGTGCCCGAAGTCGCCGCCCGAGCCCATGTGGAGCGGATTTTGCCGGTGATCGACACCGCGCTGACCGATGCCGGCGTGCGGGGGGCGGAACTGGACGCGATCGCCGTGGCCGACCGGCCCGGATTGGCCGGGTCGCTGCTGGTCGGCGTGGTCGCCGCAAAAACCCTGGCCGTGGCCTGGAAAAAACCGCTGGTGGCGATCAATCACCTGCACGCCCACCTGTACGCCTGCCAAATGGCCAGCGACGTCCCGGTGTACCCCTGCATCGGGCTGGTCGTCAGCGGCGGGCACACCAGTTTGTATCACTGCACCAGCCCGCTGGATCTGGATTATCTGGGCGGAACGATCGACGACGCGGCCGGAGAAGCGTTTGACAAGGTCGGCGCGATGCTGAATCTGGGCTTTCCCGGCGGCCCGCAGGTCTCACGACTGGCCGCCCAGGGAAATCCGAAAGCACACGCCTATCCCCGATCGATGCTGAAAGAACCCGGGTACCGATTCAGTTTCAGCGGGCTGAAAACCGCGGTCCGCTACAGCATCGCCCCGCCGGGCGTGAAGGATTTTTCCGACATCGAACTCTCCGACCAGGCCAAAGCCGATGTCTGTGCATCATTCCAAGCCGCCGTCGTGGAGGTCCTGGTCGCCAAATCCGTCCGCGCCGTCAAGGAACATCGCTGCGGCCACTTGATCGTCGGCGGCGGGGTCGCTGCCAACCCGGCCCTCCGTGAGGCCCTCCAATCGGCAGCCGAAAAACACCGGTTCGACTTGGTCATCGCCCCGATGAACCTGTGCACCGACAACGCCGTGATGGGCGCGATCGCGCTGGAAAAAATCCGCCGCGGCGAATTCGCGTCACTCGACCTGGACATCACCGCCGGCCTGCAACGCGGGTTCTAG
- a CDS encoding class I SAM-dependent methyltransferase — protein MRESITFLKEFAKHPTKVGAIAPSSPGLVSAMVDWFDWPSVRSVVEFGPGTGVFTEAIIDHLHPDAKFFAIERSGEMAAVARARCPTANVIEDSATNLPAICDAHGMGEIDAVICGLPWASFPESLQAEIMNAMIGRMREGGRFATFAYWQGVVLPAGRRFSRRLKSSFSEVGRSHTVWRNLPPAFVYRCVK, from the coding sequence TTGCGAGAATCAATCACGTTTTTGAAGGAATTCGCCAAGCACCCCACCAAGGTCGGGGCGATCGCGCCGAGCAGCCCGGGATTGGTCTCGGCGATGGTGGATTGGTTCGACTGGCCATCGGTTCGCAGTGTTGTCGAATTCGGCCCCGGTACCGGGGTGTTTACCGAAGCGATCATCGATCACCTGCATCCCGACGCCAAGTTCTTTGCGATCGAACGCAGCGGCGAGATGGCCGCGGTGGCTCGGGCTCGATGCCCCACCGCTAATGTGATCGAAGACAGTGCGACGAACCTGCCGGCGATTTGCGATGCCCATGGGATGGGAGAAATCGATGCGGTGATCTGTGGATTGCCGTGGGCGTCGTTTCCCGAATCGTTGCAAGCGGAAATCATGAACGCGATGATCGGTCGGATGCGCGAGGGCGGCCGGTTCGCGACGTTTGCGTATTGGCAGGGCGTCGTGTTGCCTGCCGGGCGGCGGTTTTCTAGGCGATTGAAGTCGAGTTTCAGCGAGGTCGGACGCAGCCACACCGTTTGGCGCAATCTGCCGCCGGCGTTTGTTTATCGCTGTGTGAAATGA